The genomic DNA TGGTTTTCTCAATATTCTTCAtgtcattttataattatcaCATGGCTTCTGCTGTCTtactacaaaaataattaatgaagtGGCCTTTTATATGTTTGTCCCGACTCCTGAGGACCGGGCTGGCCTAATAGTTTTTAGAGCTACCTTTAAATGgagctttaatttttaaaatatttgaatattaaataatatttattttaatattattgttattatttttttatttaaaaattattattctctcTAAAATACTCTATCTAAATCTTTTGAATAAACTAGTCATTTTCTATTATGCTTCTCCCCATTTGATAATTTCCGTATATAATATGTACTaaaaaaatgcttagagttctcatctttaggaaaatctatattaCTATCTTATTGGACCCattttctactaataaattccttaattttgcatcaatatttttcttttggcttgagtcataaatatttgtaacaataaagttttttttttcctagtcaAATGAGGAAAGGGATAGAGTTAGAtactattcaaatatttatacCAATAGACTTAGCTATATCAatagtattttcattatcttctaattctttttgatgaatttcttgttcatttacaagtttttcacctaaattatcctctatattttgtttattgctaataacaaatttatttagaactcctctttgagattcaatcagcttttctacttcttttttttttttttaagtttttcatatccagatgcatattttttggtagaaatatttgattaaaaatattaaaaaattaaacaaacacgatttatatatatatatataatagaacaataaaactagttgtagttttattgttatattttttattgtacaGCCAAGGAAGCATGTTGTGGGCCTTGTCAGTTGTGGTTGTTGTGCAGCGAAAGCATGCTGAGGGtctcaatattataaaaaaataaaattatttttttaaagcatgctGAAGGCCTTAAGAAAGCATGTTAAGGGCCTCATTAttacaaacaaataacatatatattttttttaaagcacatTGAAAGCCTCAAGAAAGCATGTTAAGGgccttgatattataaacaagtaataatattttttttaagcgtGTTGAGggtcttaaattttattttttttttgccttagaaaaaaaatttgggactTATGAAATCGGGGCTCTAGGCGCCGGCCTAACTTGCCTAGCAGTTGGGCCGGCCCTGCCTGAGGATGATGCCCCGACTAGAGCCGCCacaacaatttgaacttgaGGTCGAATAATTAACCTTGGGCTTGACATATATATGGTGATCAGAACATTTCCAATTAACAAACTtgtaattctatatatatatatatatatatatatgtgcgcgCGCACGCGTATGTATGTATTTTGAACAAATATAtgtaaatataacaaaataagagCAAAAGAACAAAGATGTGCTGACCACATGTTTAATccttaaaatcaaaacaagtagCAGTAACCAATTAGCTAGAAGCTCCATGCGTCTCTTAAATGAAAAAGAGACATTGATTATTGATTGATAGCGCATTTTTTATATCTATAGATAGATATATATTAGATAGATGACAGATCCAGAGATGAAACTACTTGCATGTGGCAACCAGGACTCTTCTGGGAGGAAGGGCGGGCCTTCTTCCATGAAGCAAAGCCATGTTATCAACGAAGAGAACATCACCCTTCTCCCACTTGAATTGGATAATCTCTTCTTCAATGATTTCTTCACATCTCTTTGCTACTTTTGTTGGGATTTCTGTCCCGTCTGCCATCATGGCTGGGCTGTGCTCCTTCCCATGCATGCCCACTAATGTGTTAAATCACATTctccttccttttcttccatcaAACACCTTTGTTAAAGATCCCGCGCCTAATATTGTCTTCGCTGACCCATTTGGCAGCCACTCCATGTCCATCCCTAGTGCTTTGGCCCTGCGACACAAACTTCCATATGAGATTTCAATTCCAAGTGGTCTAACCACGGATTCAGATTTTCAGCTAATGTGTCTTTACAGCCCGTCCTCCTGTTTGAGACTTGTTCAGATAGGTGAGTCCTATAAAACTCTTTCACATTTACTACTTAAATTGCTATTAATTAAGACAATAAATTTGCTTAGAATCTCTAACCCTAACCCGAATCATAATGCATGTTGGTACTAAAATCAGATTAATAGACTTATTTTAAGTGATAAATCAACTAGACCCGCCTggtaaaaagataattaatataGGTTATATATGGATATTGATTTATGTCAAGTGtgctagaatattaattaaacgattaaattcattatttttcattagcttaagtttttaacGTAGTATCTTAACAgaagttttgaattcaaaatattatatataaccGGCGAATATATAAGCTTTTAAGGGCAACACTAACATTATATGCATAGGCATTAAGTGGTAGCTTCCTTATGCATTAATGTAGATTGTTTATACCTTTTCTCAGCCTCTGCGCGATCTGATGTTCCAAGTGCATCCTCCCAGCCTCTACCCCTCATGGAAGATGTATCATTCCTACTAACAGCTATGAATGTGTATTTTAGCCCCTTATCCTCCATTTCCTCCACAGCTTCTGGCAACTCCTTTAGCATTCTTTCTGTTACACGGAAGCTTGGAACGAAGGGGGTCTGTCCACCTTCGAGGGATGGTACCTCACAgaaaataattactttttttggAGATTCCTTTATCTGACGAGTTAGAGATAATAAAGCTTGTTAAAAGCTTCCCATATATAAAGTTACTTAAAACATTCCAAGTCCGCCGATATATATGAAATAAgtgtaaataatattattactcataaaataatgttacttttcacACGCATTTATTATACCCCATCAAAAgatggaataggatcctctccagtttaAAATATTCAGTTCCTAAAACCATAAATAGGACACATGTTCACTAAccaaaaatgataataaaatattattttagattttaaaaaaataaaaataaaaataataaaaaattagaaaaatattttaaaaagactaagggtggtccggccaccccctagggccaaacttaaaaaaaaaaaaaaaattaaaaaataataataataataataataataataataataatggtggCCCTAGGTATCGGACCACCCCCGTTGGGCTGCCAcccttagttttttaaaaatattttttaatattttattattatttttaaatctaaaataatattttattattatttttgattagtggacatgtgtcctatttatggctttaggatttctaagaagCTAAGAAATTTCAGCCATAAACTAGATATTCTCTAATTCATTTTCAATTGGAGAAGATCCTATTCCTAAAAAGACAAGCTAATGTAATAAATTTTAAGTCGCcgcttaaaaaagaaaaaagaaaaaagtgattCAAAACACATCATATCGACTTACCAAATCTATTAGTGTGATAATAAGGTGTGACGTCTGATAATTATATACGACTTACCAAAACCATTTCATGGTGATAGTAGATGAACTCGGAGAGGGGTCCCTCGTTAGCCGTCCATACTCGTTTGTAAACTTGTGTCCTCGGCGCTGGCCCAACATAACGAATGTCATCCCAGCCGAAGGTTTCTATGATCTCATTGAAATCCTGGGCATTGTTAACGTTGTAGCCTCGAAGAAGGACAGCACTGTTCTTGATGATCATTTGCTCAAACCACTCCTTCTTTTCTTTGACAGCAGAGAGAAGGGAATCCATGTCAGCCTTGTTGGGCTCTGAAGGATGTAACACAAGGGGCATGGTTTCACCATCCACCACTTTTTGGCCCTCACATTTGCCTACCTTGAACGCCTTGCAAGAAAATTCCATTgctctgatctctctctctctctctctctctctctctctcaaaattgCTTATTGTGTTTGTGGGGGTTCTTCATTTCTATCAATTCTCTATGggattatatatgaaaaacagGTTGGTTTGGTCATTGGttttttcaatatttgtttggtttggtaGCTAGAGACTTGTTGCCGCCTTGCAACAAAAATAATGGAGTGGAGCTACCACCAATTTGTCGTAGACATATGAACTTTGACGATGAGGTCCAATAATAAACCTTGGGTTTGACAAATGCTCGCATGGCAGTCTTGAGCCCTTTTGTCCCAAGTGCATAAAAAGAAACGATTGTCCTTTTTGTAATGCTTTGTATAGAAGATGCAGGGGCGGACAAACCATATATGGTCTTGGGGTCTTCCGCAACTCaaacaattttgaaattttttttataaaaatattactttttatacTATGGTCCCATCATATGTTTAATTTTTGACTCCCCATATGACATGTCTATTCTTATGtcaaatctttttaattttaaactcgGGATGCGTCTCGAACATGCTTTGATTTTGAAGTAAAACATCTATAAACTTGACTTTTAAAAAGCGCAAATACACTTAAGActtgttagttttattttatataaatgtGTATACATGCACATAAATAGACTATAAATATTTATGTGCTTATTATATATCTACGTAGGTTCGAACTCCCTACACAAACAAgagattatatatgtatatgattatttatttagcgtaattcaaactttcaaataaaaaattttggctcCCCAACAAGAAGTATATGTATATggttatttaaaataatgtaaaaatCAATGCTCTatgctctattaaaaatgtatattctttaaaaatacatgttattttttttaaaaaaatatatataattcagaTACCCAACCCAGGAAAACCCAGTACTTTGCTAGTGTACCTAAAATCAACAGTCATGAAGCTTAAAAGCCCAATACCATCTGCAATGACCACaaaaagaatattaattgaagttaaaaaaaaaataaataaaaaaataggccCAAACACGTACCTTTGTGGGCCCTCCAAGGCAGCGGATATCAGATATGCCATCTTTGGACCCGAGTCATGATCCCTCTACCTGTGAGTGGAGGGCCAGGGGACCCCTTAATGGGCCAAGCATAATTACATAAGCCACtactacaaaacaaagaaaaaaaaaaaaaaaaaaaaacagctttgTATTAAAGATTACGGAGTATCCATTATTAATggattaaaaagtaaaaatcacCTTCGAGAAGGACGATTTCAATCAATTTAGttaaacaaagagaaaaaaaaaaaaaaccaaacgtTTTTAAATAAAGGATTTCAGTTTCCAAAGATTGATTGCTTTACTCAATACTCTACTTGGGTAGATCTAGAGCTCGGCTGTCGGTAGCTCCTCAATGCTACCACTATTATACACTTGAGAGTTGGGAGATtgcttcaaagttcaaacacaCATGGCTGCTGTCTCTCCTTCACTAGTCCCACTCCTCTTCTTCGCCAGAGTCTCAGGGCTTGCCGTAGCGGTGCTGGTCCTCTTCTGGGCTCTTGCCTTCAAATCCAGCTTCCTTCCCCACTCATCCTCCCAACAATACCTCATCTTTTCAGTATGTTATGCTCTCTGAGTCTCTCTCCTTGTTTGCATGTGCACAAAAatgaatggttttttttttcaacaggCTCTTCATCCTTTATTCATGGTGATTGGTTTTATTCTCATCAGTGGAGAAGGTAGTGAAAGAACCCAGAAATTAGAATTTAGAAACCTCTTGTTCAGTATTAGAGCATGAAGAGTAAATTTAGATAATGGGGTTTGTTTGATGCTGTGTTTTTGTGCTTCTAGCGATTCTGGTGCATAGATGGTTGCCTGGTTCCAGGAACTCCAAGAAATCTGTGCATTTGTGTCTTCAAGGAGTGGCTTTGGCTTCTGGGGTTTTTGGGATTTGGACAAAGTTTCAGGGGGAGGATGGGATCGTGGCTAATTTCTTTAGTCTGCATTCTTGGATGGGCTTGACATGTGTCTCCCTCTTTGGAGCTCAGGTTCTCTTCTTCCATTCCCTAAGCTTTActaatttttcttcatttatttattttaaaaaaaattaagaaaaggaaaaagaatgggAATTATCTAGACTATGAATAATTAGTTTAATTTTGATTGATGCCAATGTGACTCATTAGTCACAATTACCaaacccttttaattttttttttttttttcttgtttagaTTAAAAAGCAACAAGACTTCATGATTGTTTCGTGGTTTGGTTTCTTTTGAGAGAAGCTAGCtcctttatctttttattagaaTCATGACAAAGCTGTGTCTATGTCAGCTACATAATCAAGGAAAGATGCTTTTAGATGTTTTTGGAAGGAGGAAGCATGTAGGTCATCACTGTCATTGCATCTTCGGATTATCCATGAAATGGGCCCAAATGATatgaaaaatttcaatttgtatGCAGTGGTTGATGGGTTTCCTGAGCTTCTGGCACAGAGGAGAGGCGCGTACAGCAAGACTAAGGGTGCTGCCTTGGCACGTTTTCCTGGGCCTCTACACATATGGTTTGGCCGTGGCCACAGCAGAGACTGGGCTACTAGAGAAGTTGACATTCTTGCAGACCAGGAGAAATGTATCCAGACACGGTCCAGAGTCCATGGTTGTAAACGGCCTAGGCCTCGGATTGGCCCTTCTTAGCGGCATTGTCATTCTGGCTGCCGTTTCACCAAAGCACCAAACCCCACTTCCAAATAAACTCGTCTACTCGGATGCCAAGTGCTTGTCgtcttaaaaaattgaaaattgtttttactttgcttCTTATTAATCTCATTCAAATAGTGGATGCTTATGTAAAATCTTGTCTAAACGTTATTATATTGTTAATACCAGTATTTACAGTCATTTTACACTCATGTGACGTGTTTTAACTAAATTTTTGTAAGtgactaaaataaaaaattacttaacacaTATATCGCGTCtactaatataaaataaatgtgtacaataaaaataatttgacgAGTGATATAGACGTGTCAAGTATGATGGGATAAAGTGGCTATTTATCAATGTTGTGACATGGAAGATTGATAAtggtaatttgtttttataagagaaattgCTGGACAGTATACTGTTATTTTGTTTCTATCTTATTTTATTGATTCGAAGAATTTTAAGCAATATTGTCGCCTTAACCACCTCAATGGTTGCACTTGTTGCGTTAGCAACTCTTGTCTTGTTGTGGTTCATAAATATGGGATTTGGCTTAGATCTTAGATGCATTTTTATGAATTCAGATTTATTTTCAagtattatattaaaaataaaaataaaaaataaaaaacgaaaaaagaaaaaaagaaaaattaaatctaaacctTAAAAAACTAGGCTGTAAATACAGAAGCAAAAGCCGAATCCCATAAACACCAAACACTGAGCATTTCCAACCCATACGGCGAAACCTCTCTCTCCCATGTCCGATCTCGCCTAACAACACcagcaccaccaccaccattatTCCTATatccctaaaccctaaaatctCCACTCACCCAAAACGCAATCACAAATGTGCTCctcgtcttcttcttcatcatctatCTTCTTCCCCACTCACAATCCCTCTCCCCTACTACGACGTCGTACTGCCCCCTCGTTTCTCCGCACTCCCAGACCCACAATCACAAGCCCTACGCCGCCCCTCTATGCCTCACTCGCCGAGAGCAACCTTGAGCTCTCGTGGTCCTCTCCGGACCAGAATGCGAACCACGAGTACGGCGGTTGGGCCATCGTTGACTCTCCGCTCCATAAGAAGAAGACAGGTTTAAATTCCACTCCTTTTCCTATTATGCAAAACGCCCTTTTAGTTAATTTCCTTAaagatgtgatatatatatatatatatatatatatatatatatatatatatatatatatatatatattttttttttttcttttcaaattgagCTATTTTGATATGCAGGCTTGCCTATATTTGTGATTGGTGGAATTGGGGCTTCACTAGCTATTCTACTCGCTGCCATTTCTCACTTCTCACTATCAAGAAGAGGTTCAACTGATATTTTTTCGATAAATTCTagttaattttttcttttgttccttttttttttttttttttttttgataactggaattttttttttttaatcaatttgggcactttttgttttattcactATCAATTGACATACTGGTGATGGTTTTTAGATGAATATGAATGAGATGGGCATTCGGTGTTGTCTGTTGAGCGTAGTGGGATTGTTGTTTTGTAGGTTTTAGGTTTCAGTTGGGTAGTCCATTACATACTTTGCATGGGATATTAAGTCCAGGTGGAAACAAAGGTGATCATCAAGGCGAAACTACGGGCATTGCTGCAACTGATGCGAGCACTTTGGTGTCTGATTCAACCCCAGAAAATATGCCGCATGCTACTGGTGAGACtgacttctaaaaaaaatttatttgtatgttTTAGAGAGTCTTTTAAAAGCATCATTGGAGAAGGGCTTCTGAAAatgctcttatttttatttctcaactCCAAGTCAAATCTGAAATAATAACCTTGTGCAGAATGTTActtaattttcattcataatgACTTTATTCAACAGGTCAACTGCTATCCCACGTCTTAAGCCATATTTGATAAACTCCCCAGCTTCTGCCATCTGGGAATAATTTTGCAGTTATGGAGCAGTTCTATTTTCCTATTTTACTAGCTTGGCTAGTTCTGAGCTGCTAAGGACCATTACTATATGATTATGTCTTCTCCTTCATGAGCTAATCTATTCAATATTGACTTGAAGTgagaaaaaaggggaaaattaaaggatttaCCCCTGTTTTTTAGTTCTCCGTACATGCTCATCTTTTAAGGTCCTTTATGTTGATTTTAGAATTTAGCATAGTTAGAGTGGCAAAGAGAGTTggagcttcttcttcttcttcttttttcctttcaaataatTTCGATTGAGCAGCATTCTAAGGTACtttctctgtttatttttcaatgtcctGATTCGGAACTTGTGTTCAGCATCTATGGGCAAGCTTGACCGTATTATAATACCAGCTGGTGTGGATTCTACTCAACAGGAAGCTTTGTCAGTTATGAAGAAACTGAAGGTTTGCTTCTTGAATCATTGTCTGTAGTGGGATTATAGGAgatcaaaatttattatataaactGTGTAAATTCTCTACTGAATTATATAATTGCGGTATTTAAGTCATTATACTTTTGTTTCTTGCtgtttattagttttaaatGCATTAAGGAGTCTGAAGTATCGTGTGTCTctatcctaaaaaaaaaaaatagtgggacAAGTCATATAGGACTTCTGAAGCTGCTTAAATGTTTAATATTGGCTTGAGGAAATAAGGAACAAAGGTGAGAGATACATGAAGATTAAATGCATGTGGACAATCTTAGAATATTGGTTAAATTATTGAATTCCCCATTCCTtattagtttagggtttttgttaTCTTGAAATCAGAGTAGAATCCTCCCCTCGCACTTGATGCGAGGGGTAGGGGAGGATAGGATGTGGTGGAACGATtctagaaaaggaaaatttgaggtCAGATCTTATTTCAGAATCCTTGCTTCCAAAGATCAttcccctttcccttggaagagcatatgGCGTaccaaggctccttcgagagtggctttttttgcgTGGACGGCCGCGCTTGGGAAGATTCTAACcctggataatgttcggaagagaggtattatTGTGATTAACCGTTGTTGCATGTGcgaatcggatggggagtcagttgaccatctctttcttcattgtggggttgcgagTACCTTGTGGAATGCTGTATTCtctcggtttggtttgtgttgggtgatgcctggGAGTGTCAGGGGTTTGTATGCTTCCTGGTGGGCGGGTGGCAAGTCCCGTAGcgctgttgtgtggaagatggttcctctgtgccttatgtggtgcatctggatcgagagaaatgctagatgtttcgagGATTCGTCTAGAAATATTGAGGATCTTCTacactttttcttgtatacCCTTTTCACTTGGACCGCTGGATGGCTAGCGCCCTTAGTGATAAGCTTCCCTGATTTCCTTtctatgttctcttcttctttttctt from Corylus avellana chromosome ca6, CavTom2PMs-1.0 includes the following:
- the LOC132184755 gene encoding probable transmembrane ascorbate ferrireductase 4, whose translation is MAAVSPSLVPLLFFARVSGLAVAVLVLFWALAFKSSFLPHSSSQQYLIFSALHPLFMVIGFILISGEAILVHRWLPGSRNSKKSVHLCLQGVALASGVFGIWTKFQGEDGIVANFFSLHSWMGLTCVSLFGAQWLMGFLSFWHRGEARTARLRVLPWHVFLGLYTYGLAVATAETGLLEKLTFLQTRRNVSRHGPESMVVNGLGLGLALLSGIVILAAVSPKHQTPLPNKLVYSDAKCLSS